In the Anopheles cruzii unplaced genomic scaffold, idAnoCruzAS_RS32_06 scaffold01262_ctg1, whole genome shotgun sequence genome, one interval contains:
- the LOC128276461 gene encoding histone PARylation factor 1-like, producing the protein MPACFDALWEFCVAGQGNGKPEDVFDKIGLRLVGPFDVLAGKFKDVKIHEPGDYLRHWRFYFDPPEFQTVLVKKGSGLHYGYWRDEPDNTDGLVACNDVGMGCGFKIIGQNVFDAVIHFMNENATVTPFNKAPIDNLKKRIVEWTTAKGIPLQGGDKIKARDKLVVCKTFHKAGL; encoded by the exons ATGCCGGCGTGCTTCGACGCGCTGTGGGAGTTTTGTGTGGCCGGACAGGGCAACGGCAAGCCGGAGGATGTTTTCGACAAGATTGGCCTTCGTCTGGTGGGCCCGTTTGATGTGTTGGCGGGAAAGTTCAAAGATGTGAAGATTCACGAACCGGGCGATTATCTGCGCCATTGGCGATTCTACTTCGATCCTCCCGAGTTCCAGACGGTTCTGGTGAAGAAGGGTAGCGGCCTGCACTACGGCTACTGGCGTGATGAGCCCGACAACACCGATGGACTGGTGGCGTGTAACGACGTCGGCATGGGATGCGGGTTTAAAATCATTGGCCAGAACGTGTTCGATGCCGTCAT ccATTTCATGAACGAAAATGCCACCGTTACTCCGTTCAATAAAGCGCCAATCGATAACCTAAAAAAGCGCATCGTAGAGTGGACGACCGCGAAAGGCATTCCGTTGCAGGGTGGCGACAAAATAAAGGCTCGCGACAAACTGGTCGTGTGCAAAACGTTTCACAAGGCCGG CCTGTAA